A DNA window from Chloroflexota bacterium contains the following coding sequences:
- a CDS encoding TIGR00266 family protein has translation MVAERDILRASVEFSPSYAMLNVELDSGESIKAETGAMVAQQGVSMSTGTGGGGFFGGISRMVSGESFALNTFTAERDGGWVSLAPSTPGDILTFDLSPGQNIFLQSGSFLACSENVQTDSKFQGFRGFFSGESMFFLRAYTEGGTGTVYYNAYGAIKKVPVTPGEELVVDTGHLVAFTDDVEYSIGKVGGIRSLLTSGEGLVMKFNGNGHVWIQTRNLESLVSKLLPFLPKSEN, from the coding sequence ATGGTTGCAGAGAGGGATATATTGAGAGCTTCAGTAGAGTTCAGCCCGAGTTACGCAATGCTCAATGTGGAGCTTGACAGCGGGGAGTCCATCAAGGCGGAGACGGGCGCGATGGTGGCGCAGCAGGGCGTCAGCATGAGCACCGGCACGGGCGGAGGCGGCTTTTTCGGCGGCATATCCCGCATGGTCAGCGGCGAATCCTTCGCGCTGAACACCTTCACGGCAGAGCGAGACGGCGGCTGGGTCAGCCTCGCTCCCTCCACGCCCGGCGACATCCTCACATTCGACCTCAGCCCGGGACAGAACATATTCTTGCAGAGCGGCTCGTTCCTCGCGTGCAGCGAGAATGTGCAGACCGACTCGAAGTTTCAGGGGTTCAGGGGCTTCTTCAGCGGCGAGAGCATGTTCTTCCTAAGAGCGTACACCGAAGGCGGGACGGGAACGGTCTATTACAACGCTTACGGCGCAATCAAGAAGGTGCCCGTAACGCCCGGCGAGGAGCTTGTCGTGGATACGGGGCATCTGGTCGCGTTCACCGACGACGTGGAATACTCGATCGGCAAGGTCGGCGGCATACGCTCTCTGCTCACGAGCGGCGAAGGACTGGTCATGAAGTTCAATGGCAACGGTCATGTCTGGATTCAGACGCGCAACCTGGAATCTCTGGTGAGCAAGCTGCTGCCTTTCCTGCCGAAGAGCGAAAACTAG
- a CDS encoding MFS transporter, whose product MPKTLPELRAKKDGMYYGWVIVFVMATAGAVSMAMGSLNFGLFIKPMGDSLGIGRAWFGWAQTVRQIASALTSPAVGILIDRYGSRVMLPVAAIVTAGAMIGLSFMHEAVSAIVGVGSSFGMAFASDTVAALFMVAMFTFMGLVGMSGPGALVTSVPVLKWFVRNRGRAISFMALGIPVGAMVFVPLTQTFIDMWGWERAWLMLAIIGASVIAPLAAIFVRRQPEDLGLLPDGDSMHGPNEEDENKLNSGESADEVSWTVREAMRSPVFWSLVAMFSMVSLATSTVALHRIPDFADRGFDTTLIALATSFDAVCAGAASFTFGILVSRIPVRILGTLGFAFLAIASVMTILAADDVTMFSSMAIFGLGIGGMMFLQNFIWADYFGREHVGAIRGFSMPINLILGAAGAPIAGYVYDATGTYNTVWWVGVALMSSSALLALFTPPPKRAPAEMEQK is encoded by the coding sequence ATGCCGAAGACCTTGCCCGAACTACGCGCAAAGAAGGATGGTATGTACTACGGATGGGTCATCGTGTTCGTTATGGCGACTGCGGGGGCGGTCAGTATGGCGATGGGGTCGCTCAACTTCGGGCTGTTCATCAAGCCGATGGGTGATTCGCTTGGCATCGGGCGCGCGTGGTTCGGCTGGGCGCAGACGGTCAGGCAGATTGCAAGCGCGCTGACGAGCCCGGCCGTTGGCATCCTGATAGACCGCTACGGCTCGCGGGTGATGCTGCCCGTCGCCGCCATCGTTACCGCAGGCGCGATGATTGGACTGTCCTTTATGCACGAAGCCGTATCCGCTATCGTTGGCGTAGGATCGTCGTTCGGCATGGCATTCGCAAGCGACACTGTCGCCGCGCTGTTCATGGTGGCGATGTTCACATTTATGGGGCTCGTCGGCATGAGCGGGCCCGGCGCGCTCGTAACATCCGTGCCGGTGCTGAAGTGGTTCGTGCGCAATCGCGGACGCGCGATTTCCTTCATGGCGCTGGGCATTCCCGTCGGCGCGATGGTGTTCGTGCCGCTGACGCAGACCTTTATCGACATGTGGGGATGGGAGCGTGCGTGGCTTATGCTGGCGATAATCGGCGCCAGCGTGATAGCGCCGCTCGCCGCGATATTCGTCAGGCGGCAGCCGGAAGACTTGGGCTTGCTGCCGGACGGCGATTCAATGCATGGTCCAAATGAGGAGGACGAAAATAAGTTGAACTCCGGGGAATCGGCAGATGAGGTGTCGTGGACAGTGAGAGAAGCGATGCGCTCGCCGGTGTTCTGGAGTCTGGTTGCGATGTTCAGCATGGTGTCGCTCGCAACCAGCACGGTTGCGCTGCACCGCATCCCCGACTTCGCCGATAGGGGCTTCGACACGACGCTCATCGCGCTGGCAACATCGTTCGACGCGGTATGCGCCGGTGCGGCATCGTTTACATTCGGCATACTTGTCAGCCGCATTCCCGTGCGCATTCTGGGCACGCTCGGCTTCGCGTTCTTGGCGATAGCGAGCGTGATGACGATTCTCGCCGCAGACGATGTTACGATGTTCAGCTCAATGGCGATATTCGGGCTTGGAATCGGTGGAATGATGTTCCTGCAAAATTTCATCTGGGCAGACTACTTCGGCCGCGAGCATGTGGGCGCAATTCGCGGCTTCTCAATGCCGATTAACCTGATACTAGGCGCTGCCGGTGCGCCAATCGCCGGCTATGTATATGACGCCACCGGCACATACAACACAGTCTGGTGGGTTGGCGTAGCCCTAATGTCCAGCTCCGCCCTGCTAGCTCTGTTCACCCCGCCGCCCAAAAGAGCGCCGGCGGAGATGGAACAGAAGTAA
- the nthB gene encoding nitrile hydratase subunit beta, whose amino-acid sequence MNGVHDMGGMHGFGPIDIEADEPVFHDEWEGRVYGIVTGIREERDVYGPYGSRHYIENIPPAQYLAASYYERWMLALEAALISKGLLTADELDAKTRDFAATPSAVPSRRDNPALAERVRQRIYAPQPIEEQAASLPSFAISDAVVVRNIHPVGHTRLPRYVRGKRGIVERVYGAQGFQDEPTISDRSPQHVYSVSFDAVELWGANAEPNQRLYIDMWESWMEAAE is encoded by the coding sequence ATGAACGGTGTTCACGACATGGGCGGTATGCACGGCTTCGGTCCCATCGACATCGAGGCGGACGAGCCTGTGTTTCACGACGAATGGGAAGGGCGCGTATATGGCATCGTAACCGGCATCCGCGAGGAGCGTGATGTGTATGGGCCGTACGGCTCGCGCCACTACATCGAGAACATCCCGCCGGCGCAGTATCTCGCGGCGAGCTACTACGAGCGCTGGATGCTTGCACTGGAAGCGGCGCTCATCAGCAAGGGCTTGCTGACCGCCGACGAGCTGGACGCCAAGACGCGCGATTTCGCCGCCACCCCGTCCGCCGTCCCGTCGCGCCGAGACAATCCCGCCCTCGCCGAGCGCGTCCGGCAGCGAATCTACGCACCACAGCCGATCGAAGAGCAAGCTGCATCGCTGCCGAGCTTTGCGATAAGTGACGCCGTCGTTGTGCGAAACATTCATCCCGTCGGACACACGCGCCTGCCGCGATATGTGCGAGGCAAGCGTGGCATCGTTGAGCGCGTGTACGGTGCGCAAGGTTTTCAAGACGAACCAACGATATCTGACCGCAGCCCGCAGCATGTGTACAGTGTGTCGTTCGATGCGGTCGAACTGTGGGGCGCCAACGCAGAGCCGAACCAACGCTTGTACATTGACATGTGGGAATCGTGGATGGAAGCTGCAGAATAG
- the nthA gene encoding nitrile hydratase subunit alpha, which yields MSGNHSGERHSKPQSYAALRTKAIESLLVEKGLISTDAIDARVQAYEQDIGPLNGAKVVARAWTDAEFKARLLSDGTSAVGEMGFFGAQGAEIVALENTPEVHNVVVCTLCSCYPWPVLGLPPRWYKSDAYRARVVIEPRAVLREFGLTLGDSVAVRVWDSNSDIRYMVLPERPDGTDGLSEEELVPLVTRDSMIGVAKAKSPDFAV from the coding sequence ATGAGCGGAAATCACAGCGGCGAGCGCCATTCCAAACCCCAGTCTTACGCCGCGCTGCGCACGAAAGCAATCGAGTCGTTGCTCGTCGAAAAAGGGCTGATTTCCACCGACGCCATCGACGCCCGTGTACAAGCGTATGAGCAAGACATAGGTCCGCTGAACGGAGCGAAGGTCGTAGCGCGCGCGTGGACGGATGCCGAGTTCAAGGCGCGTCTGCTGTCGGATGGCACATCGGCAGTCGGCGAGATGGGCTTCTTCGGCGCGCAGGGCGCAGAAATTGTCGCGCTGGAGAACACGCCCGAAGTTCACAACGTTGTGGTCTGCACACTCTGCTCGTGCTACCCGTGGCCCGTGCTGGGCTTGCCGCCGCGCTGGTACAAATCGGACGCTTACCGCGCGCGAGTCGTCATCGAGCCGCGCGCCGTGCTGCGCGAATTCGGTCTAACACTTGGCGACTCGGTGGCAGTGCGAGTGTGGGACAGCAATTCAGACATCCGCTACATGGTGCTGCCCGAACGCCCCGATGGCACGGACGGCTTATCCGAAGAAGAACTCGTGCCGCTGGTAACGCGCGACAGCATGATAGGCGTAGCCAAAGCCAAATCACCCGACTTTGCAGTGTAG
- a CDS encoding nitrile hydratase accessory protein yields the protein MPSHKHARRLSAATQQRRASLRRAFGIAVALNEGGAYDWVDFQQRLADEIAAAPSDTEGTVYYERWLNSLESLLLDYGLVTQTELDARTAAYKSGDIDDD from the coding sequence ATCCCAAGTCACAAACATGCAAGGCGACTTAGCGCTGCCACGCAGCAACGGCGCGCCTCTCTTCGCCGCGCCTTCGGCATCGCGGTCGCGCTCAACGAAGGCGGCGCATACGACTGGGTTGACTTCCAGCAGCGTTTAGCGGACGAGATTGCCGCAGCGCCGTCGGACACAGAAGGGACTGTGTACTACGAACGCTGGCTTAACTCGTTAGAAAGCCTGCTGCTCGACTACGGGTTGGTAACGCAAACCGAATTGGACGCGCGTACTGCCGCTTACAAATCCGGCGATATTGACGATGATTAG
- the cobJ gene encoding precorrin-3B C(17)-methyltransferase → MNSARIYLVGLGPGDRALLTTAALDALGGCNAIVGYDGYLAQIRDLVGDKRVVSMPLGKEMERAAKAVELASAGSTVAVISSGDIGVYGMAGPVFEHLAANGWDGENPQVEVVPAVSAAQAAASVLGAPLMQDFCAISLSDLMTPWQTIRKRLDAAAYGDFVIALYNPRSKRRRKQIVDARSLVLKHRSADTPVGVVRNACRPDQQQFLTTLGELEQHFERIDMFTILVIGNSTTYIHGGRMVTPRGYVVPTSVK, encoded by the coding sequence ATGAACTCCGCGCGAATATACCTCGTTGGGCTGGGTCCGGGCGACCGAGCACTGCTGACGACCGCCGCCCTTGACGCCTTGGGAGGCTGCAATGCCATCGTCGGCTACGACGGCTATCTCGCGCAGATCCGCGATCTGGTGGGCGATAAGCGTGTTGTGTCGATGCCGCTGGGCAAGGAGATGGAGCGCGCCGCCAAAGCCGTAGAACTCGCGAGCGCGGGCAGCACGGTCGCCGTCATATCGTCCGGCGATATCGGCGTGTACGGCATGGCAGGTCCCGTGTTCGAGCATCTCGCCGCCAATGGCTGGGATGGCGAGAACCCGCAAGTCGAGGTCGTGCCGGCAGTCTCCGCGGCGCAAGCGGCGGCGTCCGTGTTGGGCGCGCCACTGATGCAAGACTTCTGCGCCATCAGCCTGAGCGACCTAATGACGCCGTGGCAAACCATTCGCAAGCGGCTGGACGCGGCGGCATACGGCGATTTCGTGATTGCGCTGTACAACCCGCGCAGCAAGCGGCGGCGCAAGCAGATTGTCGATGCACGCAGCCTGGTGCTTAAGCATCGTAGTGCGGACACGCCGGTCGGCGTCGTGCGCAACGCATGCCGCCCCGACCAGCAGCAATTCTTGACCACGCTCGGCGAACTCGAACAGCACTTTGAGCGCATTGATATGTTCACCATACTGGTCATCGGCAACTCCACGACATACATTCACGGCGGGCGCATGGTTACGCCGCGCGGATACGTCGTCCCCACGAGCGTAAAGTAG
- a CDS encoding cobyrinate a,c-diamide synthase: MARAATPAIVLAGTRSGVGKTTIATGIMGALARRGLRVQPFKCGPDYIDPSYHLMACGVPSRNIDTWMLSHQTALELYGRAAQSAEVAVVEGVMGLYDGHANLTEQGSTAEVAKLLRAPIILIANAARVARSIAAEVLGFQQFDPSVNIAGVVLNGLGSPRHLEFCKPPIEDATGLPVLGYMPRREDLRVPERHLGLIPTVEGVVVEKWFDELTAQIESTIDLDRLLEIAKQADTPRVSPSFFPSEPQPRKARIGVAQDKAFNFYYQDSLDMLEAWGAELVPFSPLSDAALPDGVGGVYIGGGFPEIFARELAANERMKRSIREAHAQGRAIYAECGGLMYLGKALTDFDGVAHEMVGLIQARSSMSKGRLTLGYREVEALSEGALLAKGETARGHEFHWSVADSPSSAEHAAYAVRSQDGRIEGFRAGILAASYIHIHMGSRPGMAQRFVEQCANAQL; this comes from the coding sequence ATGGCGCGCGCCGCGACACCGGCAATCGTGCTGGCTGGCACTCGCAGCGGTGTGGGCAAAACAACCATCGCCACCGGTATTATGGGCGCGCTCGCGAGGCGAGGGCTGCGCGTTCAGCCGTTCAAGTGCGGTCCTGATTACATCGATCCGTCCTATCACCTGATGGCGTGTGGCGTGCCAAGCCGCAACATCGACACTTGGATGCTGTCCCATCAGACCGCGCTGGAACTGTACGGCAGGGCAGCGCAGTCCGCCGAAGTCGCCGTCGTCGAAGGCGTGATGGGCTTGTACGACGGGCATGCCAACCTGACGGAACAAGGCTCTACGGCGGAAGTCGCTAAGCTGCTGCGCGCGCCTATCATCCTGATTGCGAACGCGGCGCGAGTGGCACGCAGCATCGCGGCGGAAGTGCTCGGATTTCAGCAATTCGACCCGTCGGTGAACATCGCGGGCGTCGTCCTCAACGGCTTGGGCAGTCCGCGCCACCTAGAGTTTTGCAAACCGCCCATCGAGGACGCCACAGGGCTGCCCGTGCTGGGCTACATGCCTCGCCGCGAAGACTTGCGCGTGCCGGAGCGCCATCTCGGGTTGATACCCACAGTCGAAGGCGTGGTCGTGGAGAAGTGGTTCGACGAACTCACGGCGCAAATCGAGAGCACGATAGACCTCGACCGTCTGCTTGAAATCGCAAAACAGGCGGATACGCCGCGAGTCTCGCCAAGCTTCTTTCCTTCAGAGCCGCAGCCGCGCAAGGCACGCATTGGCGTGGCGCAGGACAAGGCTTTCAACTTCTATTATCAGGACTCGCTCGACATGCTAGAAGCGTGGGGCGCGGAACTCGTGCCATTCAGCCCTCTGTCGGACGCGGCACTGCCCGATGGCGTAGGCGGCGTGTACATCGGCGGCGGATTCCCCGAGATATTCGCGCGCGAACTTGCCGCAAACGAGCGCATGAAGCGGTCGATACGCGAGGCGCATGCACAGGGACGCGCGATATACGCCGAGTGCGGTGGGCTGATGTACTTGGGTAAGGCGTTGACCGACTTCGACGGCGTGGCGCACGAGATGGTCGGCCTGATACAGGCGCGTTCATCGATGAGCAAGGGACGCCTGACGCTCGGCTACCGCGAGGTAGAGGCGCTGTCCGAAGGCGCGCTGCTGGCAAAAGGCGAGACCGCGCGAGGGCACGAATTCCACTGGTCCGTAGCCGACAGCCCATCGTCCGCCGAGCACGCGGCATACGCCGTCCGCAGCCAAGATGGTCGTATCGAAGGCTTCCGTGCGGGCATTCTTGCGGCTTCGTACATACACATTCACATGGGCAGCCGCCCCGGGATGGCGCAGCGGTTCGTAGAGCAATGCGCGAATGCACAACTCTGA
- a CDS encoding site-specific DNA-methyltransferase, whose protein sequence is MFYIIRCDNTTGEARKQLQNPVFLEDCTRFLAHAAKEVPPFDFTFLDPPFNQGKEYRRHDDQLDDGEYWDWMRDVCKLTLDHSSQGAAMYFMQREKNAENVLRVLRESGWHFQNLIVWRKKTSAVPSQVRYGKAYQVIAFATKGRRARVFNRLRIDPPVPNGYKPREKGMFVTDVWDDIRELTSGYYAGDEALRHEDGERVHKQQSPIALLLRIILSSTNPGDCVFDPFAGTGTTLVVASQLSRVGVGVEKDVVNYDYIEARLRDARDADSVLHYRSDYIHTPSLSEIWPVSQAGHSANGTASALLNDSVPVLVE, encoded by the coding sequence ATGTTCTATATCATTCGCTGTGACAATACAACAGGCGAGGCGAGGAAACAATTGCAGAATCCAGTATTTCTTGAAGACTGCACGCGCTTTTTGGCGCACGCCGCCAAAGAGGTGCCTCCGTTCGATTTCACATTCCTCGACCCGCCGTTCAATCAAGGCAAGGAATATCGAAGGCATGACGACCAGTTGGACGATGGCGAGTACTGGGACTGGATGCGGGATGTATGCAAGCTCACGCTCGACCATTCGTCTCAAGGCGCGGCGATGTATTTCATGCAGCGCGAAAAGAACGCCGAGAATGTGCTGCGAGTACTGCGCGAATCAGGCTGGCACTTCCAGAATCTGATTGTGTGGCGCAAGAAAACATCTGCCGTCCCAAGCCAAGTTCGATACGGCAAGGCGTACCAAGTCATCGCCTTTGCTACGAAAGGACGGCGCGCAAGGGTGTTCAACCGATTGCGGATAGACCCGCCTGTGCCTAACGGGTACAAGCCGCGCGAAAAGGGCATGTTCGTCACAGATGTATGGGACGACATCCGAGAGTTGACCTCCGGCTACTACGCTGGCGACGAAGCATTGCGCCACGAAGATGGCGAGCGTGTTCACAAGCAGCAGTCGCCCATCGCCTTGCTGCTTCGAATAATACTGTCCTCCACGAACCCGGGGGATTGCGTCTTTGACCCATTCGCGGGCACGGGAACGACGCTGGTCGTCGCGTCGCAGTTGTCGCGCGTCGGCGTTGGCGTCGAGAAAGATGTGGTGAACTACGACTACATCGAAGCGCGTCTGCGAGACGCTCGCGATGCAGACTCGGTCCTACATTACCGCAGTGACTACATACACACTCCTTCGTTGAGCGAGATATGGCCGGTCAGCCAAGCCGGACACTCTGCCAACGGGACGGCATCGGCGTTGCTGAACGACTCCGTGCCGGTGCTAGTTGAGTGA
- a CDS encoding mandelate racemase/muconate lactonizing enzyme family protein, translated as MKVTDFRTLVVENEPPYIGGRYLLWLELMTDEGITGLGERITGSTYSRRLGDLKSQISLIEEMVRQYVIGESAFNIEKIWDRMYASRHDYRHPSLHATPVLSAIDMALWDIAGKAAGQPIYNLLGGKYHDTLRAYAYMPGGSFKDNPEAAGEVAAQLLEEGNSACKIDPFMPTYPIPRDISLPEIEHAAKIFESIRDAVGNKLEVGIGTHGQLTTYSAIRVAKILEPFHPFWFEEPVPPENIDEMARVSAHTSIPIASGERLVTKYEFSQLIEKKAAQIIQLDVGQCGGILEAKKIAAIAEAHYAMIAPHMYCGPIAAAAAVQIDTCSPNFLIQEANQGPLHKIIFKEPIVFENGAIIPPTGPGLGIELDESVLKSRIVE; from the coding sequence GTGAAAGTAACAGACTTCCGCACCCTAGTCGTCGAAAACGAGCCGCCCTACATCGGCGGGCGGTATCTGCTCTGGCTTGAGCTGATGACGGACGAGGGCATCACAGGCTTGGGCGAGCGCATTACGGGCAGCACATACTCTCGCAGGCTGGGCGACCTGAAATCGCAGATTAGCCTCATCGAAGAGATGGTGCGGCAGTATGTCATTGGCGAAAGCGCGTTCAACATTGAGAAGATTTGGGACAGGATGTACGCCTCGCGGCACGATTATCGCCACCCAAGCCTGCACGCCACGCCCGTGCTTTCCGCGATCGACATGGCGTTGTGGGACATCGCGGGCAAGGCGGCGGGGCAACCCATCTACAATCTTCTCGGCGGCAAATACCACGACACACTGCGCGCTTATGCCTACATGCCCGGAGGTTCGTTCAAGGACAACCCGGAGGCGGCGGGCGAGGTGGCGGCGCAGTTGCTAGAAGAGGGCAACTCCGCGTGCAAAATCGACCCGTTCATGCCGACATACCCCATCCCGCGCGACATATCTCTGCCGGAAATCGAACACGCGGCGAAGATATTTGAAAGCATACGCGATGCCGTGGGCAACAAACTGGAAGTGGGCATCGGCACGCACGGGCAACTGACCACTTACAGCGCCATCCGCGTGGCGAAAATTCTTGAGCCGTTTCATCCGTTCTGGTTCGAGGAGCCGGTGCCGCCGGAGAACATCGATGAGATGGCTCGCGTCTCCGCGCACACCAGCATCCCCATCGCAAGCGGTGAACGACTCGTCACCAAGTACGAATTCTCGCAGCTCATCGAAAAGAAGGCGGCGCAGATAATCCAGCTGGACGTCGGGCAGTGCGGAGGTATCTTGGAAGCGAAGAAGATCGCCGCGATAGCCGAAGCGCACTATGCGATGATCGCGCCGCACATGTACTGCGGTCCAATCGCCGCCGCTGCCGCTGTGCAAATCGACACCTGCTCGCCCAACTTCCTGATACAAGAGGCGAACCAGGGCCCATTGCACAAGATTATCTTCAAAGAGCCGATAGTCTTTGAGAACGGCGCTATTATTCCTCCTACGGGACCGGGGCTTGGCATTGAGTTGGACGAATCCGTGCTGAAGAGCCGGATTGTGGAGTAG
- a CDS encoding 3-deoxy-7-phosphoheptulonate synthase, producing MQPSPARDVNVASTEPLISPVGLVEELPLTPDVEANVLEGRRQIQAVLRGDDPRFMVIIGPCSVHDENAALEYAGRLKVLQDELSDRILFVMRVYFEKPRTTVGWKGLIYDPDLNDTFDISGGLRRARRLLLKINEMGLYTATEFLDPIVPQYLAGLVSWAAIGARTTESQTHRQMASGLSMPVGFKNGTDGDAQIAVDAMVSAQSEHAFLGIDHFGQTCIVNTNGNEYGHLVMRGGRNGTNYDAESIATAQELLNKAGVPSQVMVDCSHGNSNKDHRKQNVALYSIIEQRVAGNMDIIGCMLESHLNPGNQSLNGRLLDELEYGVSITDACIGWEETDLLLRNAHAKLADAVQQPVA from the coding sequence ATGCAACCATCACCAGCGAGGGATGTTAACGTGGCTAGTACCGAACCCCTAATCAGCCCGGTTGGGCTTGTCGAAGAACTTCCGCTGACTCCGGATGTGGAAGCCAATGTACTCGAAGGCAGAAGGCAGATCCAGGCAGTGCTGCGCGGCGATGACCCGCGCTTCATGGTCATCATCGGCCCATGCTCGGTACATGACGAAAACGCGGCGCTAGAATACGCAGGGCGGCTCAAGGTGCTGCAGGACGAACTGAGCGACCGCATCCTGTTCGTGATGCGCGTTTACTTCGAGAAGCCGCGAACCACGGTCGGCTGGAAGGGCTTGATTTACGACCCGGATTTGAACGATACCTTCGACATAAGCGGAGGGCTGCGACGCGCGCGACGGCTGCTGCTGAAGATAAACGAGATGGGCTTGTACACCGCGACCGAGTTCCTCGACCCCATCGTGCCGCAGTATCTCGCCGGGCTGGTTTCATGGGCGGCGATAGGCGCGCGCACGACCGAGAGCCAGACGCACCGCCAGATGGCGAGCGGCTTGAGCATGCCAGTCGGCTTCAAGAACGGCACTGACGGCGACGCGCAGATTGCCGTGGACGCGATGGTTTCCGCGCAGTCCGAGCATGCATTCCTCGGCATAGACCACTTCGGGCAGACCTGCATCGTAAACACCAACGGCAACGAATACGGCCACTTGGTGATGCGCGGCGGCAGAAACGGCACCAACTACGACGCAGAGTCTATCGCCACGGCGCAAGAGTTGCTGAACAAGGCTGGCGTGCCTTCGCAGGTAATGGTGGACTGCAGCCATGGCAATTCCAATAAAGACCACCGTAAGCAGAACGTGGCGCTGTACTCTATCATTGAGCAGCGCGTGGCTGGCAACATGGACATCATCGGCTGCATGCTGGAAAGCCACCTTAATCCCGGCAACCAGAGCCTTAACGGCCGCCTGCTGGACGAGTTGGAATACGGCGTGTCCATAACGGACGCCTGCATCGGCTGGGAGGAGACCGACCTACTGCTTCGAAACGCCCACGCCAAGCTCGCGGACGCCGTGCAGCAGCCTGTGGCATAA
- a CDS encoding pyridoxamine 5'-phosphate oxidase family protein, giving the protein MSGLRRIWRAAVLQTERTRIRNHPERAVPEQSADILAQGVVAHVGFVDDGMPYVIPLSYHYDKESPESIYLHGSIRSRAMKVLASGTPVCVTVTLTDGLVYSRKAMNHSMNYRSVVLFGTGREVTGEAEKFDLFNAMVQRYFSGRMVGTDYNTPPPADLGVTTLVKIAIEEWNGKRRIGPPTGPDDDDPTALGSAGVVELREV; this is encoded by the coding sequence ATGTCGGGGCTTCGTCGCATTTGGAGGGCAGCCGTGCTGCAGACAGAACGAACTAGGATACGCAATCATCCTGAGCGCGCCGTGCCGGAGCAGTCCGCGGACATACTCGCGCAGGGTGTCGTGGCGCATGTTGGCTTCGTGGACGACGGGATGCCGTATGTCATACCGCTGTCTTACCACTACGACAAGGAATCGCCGGAGTCCATCTACCTGCACGGCTCGATACGCAGCCGCGCGATGAAGGTACTGGCGAGCGGCACACCGGTGTGCGTTACGGTTACGCTGACCGACGGGCTGGTCTATTCGCGCAAAGCTATGAATCACTCGATGAACTACCGCAGCGTGGTGCTCTTTGGCACAGGACGCGAGGTTACCGGCGAAGCCGAGAAATTCGATCTATTCAACGCGATGGTGCAGCGATACTTCTCGGGTCGCATGGTAGGCACCGACTACAACACTCCGCCGCCTGCCGACCTTGGCGTTACCACGCTAGTCAAAATAGCGATCGAAGAATGGAATGGCAAGCGCCGCATCGGCCCACCTACGGGCCCCGACGATGATGACCCAACTGCCCTAGGCAGCGCCGGCGTCGTGGAATTGCGCGAAGTGTAG
- the moeB gene encoding molybdopterin-synthase adenylyltransferase MoeB, which produces MATQTKERTQVLTPYQVQRYSRHIIMPQVGSVGQRKMLNSKVLIVGAGGLGSPISIYLTLAGVGTIGIVEFDTVDVTNLQRQILHQNDDIGRPKAVSAMETLKAYNPDVNVQIHEEPITSENAFDIIPEYDIIINGADNFPARYLVNDAAYLSGKPLVDGSILLFDGQATTYVPGQGCYRCLFPTPPPPGEVPSCAEAGVLGMLPGLVGSIQAAETAKLILGVGENLTGRLLLIDALDMSFRTVKIRRNPNCPLCGDNPTIDDLIDYEAFCGVPVLTAG; this is translated from the coding sequence ATGGCTACGCAGACGAAAGAACGAACCCAAGTCCTGACACCGTATCAGGTGCAGCGCTATAGCAGGCATATCATAATGCCGCAGGTGGGCAGCGTTGGACAGCGCAAGATGCTCAACTCCAAAGTCCTAATAGTCGGCGCGGGCGGGCTTGGCTCTCCCATTTCGATTTACCTCACGCTTGCGGGCGTAGGCACCATCGGCATCGTGGAGTTCGATACTGTCGATGTGACCAACCTCCAGCGGCAGATTTTGCACCAGAACGATGACATCGGCAGGCCCAAGGCAGTGTCCGCCATGGAGACGCTGAAGGCGTACAACCCCGATGTCAATGTACAGATTCACGAAGAGCCGATTACATCGGAGAACGCCTTCGACATCATCCCGGAGTACGACATCATCATCAACGGCGCGGACAACTTCCCCGCCCGCTACCTCGTCAACGACGCGGCGTACCTCAGCGGCAAGCCCCTTGTGGACGGCAGCATATTGCTGTTCGACGGGCAGGCGACTACTTACGTTCCGGGTCAGGGCTGCTACCGCTGCCTGTTCCCTACGCCACCGCCGCCGGGCGAAGTACCGAGCTGCGCGGAAGCGGGCGTTCTGGGAATGCTCCCAGGGCTAGTCGGCAGCATTCAGGCTGCTGAGACGGCGAAGCTCATCCTAGGCGTGGGCGAGAACCTTACGGGCAGACTGCTGCTCATCGACGCGCTCGACATGTCTTTCCGTACAGTGAAGATTCGGCGCAATCCGAATTGCCCGCTATGCGGCGACAATCCGACCATCGACGACCTTATAGACTACGAGGCGTTCTGCGGTGTGCCGGTGTTGACGGCGGGGTAG